The DNA window CGTACAGATGTAGCCTCGGTTGTCTATATGCCAATCGCCTCCAGCCGGGGCACGCCAAGTCTCCTCGCAGACTACGGCTGGCGTGTTGTCCATCCAATCGGGCAATACAATGATTCGGCACTTTGCCGTGGCCCTTGTTCTGATCCGAGCGTGGGATAATGGCACTGCTCCAGTGATTTCATAGCCGTTGACCGACCTTCGATGCCAACAACTCCTTGGTTCTTTCAGGCAGTCATATATACGGACCGCGAGGTTAAGCGCGATGTTTTCTGAAAGTATGGCTGGAGTCATTGCACCACCAGTGCGGTTTTGCGGGCGGCGTGTGGCGGCCAACTGGCACAACGTAAGGGCCGGTCTGTTGAGCACTAGCCTGAACCGTTGCATCTCTGACTTTTTCTTTTGTCAACCCGCGAGAAATCCGGAATCGCGAATCGAGTTCTTCGAACAAGTCTTGGAATTGCGAGTCAATCGCTTGATAGTCCTCTTCCGGGATGACGGTGTCCGTCCCCCGGACACCTTCCGCGTCAAGTGCATCCAATGATCGCCCAGGAGCCCACCCGGCAGCTACCATGAAGTCCCGTTTTGCGGTATGAACCGTGGCGAGAAGAATGACGGGGCGACTCCCATTGAACACTTCGCCACCAGCGCACCCAACCGCCCACCTCGTCTTTCCGAGAATGTGCGCCCATGGCCTTTTCTCGCGATCAGAGCCGGTTACTTGGCTGTGCCATTCTGCCGGAAGCTGAGCCGGAACGTACATCTGGGCAGCTTCGTAGGACTCCCCAGCGTATTTCGGGAGCACGATCAGGTTCGCGCAATCGCCAGCCCATGGCAGCTGGATGATCTTACGGTCTCGGGAGCCGGAGAATTGCTTTGCGAATTCGATAATTGAGACGAATTTCAGAACGAGCGCCTCGGTGTTTCCGGTTTTGAACGCTTCCTGCACCTCCTTTGTGAATCCATCGAGGTCGGCGCGCATGCAGAACGCTGACAGCTTGAGCGCTTGCCCGGGAGTAAAGTCACGTTCCGCAAAGTACCCTGATTGAACAAAGTTGACTTCCGGTGGGCCGCGCCGTTTTTCTAGTAGGAGGCTCGCTTCTGATGCCCTTGACAAGCGCTCGGTAAGCCGACCATCCATCAGGCCTTCGAAAACTTTAGCTACATGGCTGAGGTCGATATTGGTCCACTCGCTACTGTCCGACGGATACTGGATAGCACGAAGTATCTCGGACCTCATGGCAAGATGTCGCGCAGGCGTCTTGACGCGTCCATCTTTTTCGGTGCCCAACCTTTTTGCCGGCGCATTGGCCGCAGGACCCAGAGAGATGATGGAGCCATCGGCCCCGCTGCCCGACAGCAATATAAGTGCATCGCCATGGTCAGTGGCCAGTGCGAAGCCTTGGAACTCCTTTCCCGCCTTGGCACCAATCTTTGTGTAGACAAGTTGAGCGAAGGAAATAGCGAAGGCGATGACCTTATCGACCGCCGTCCGGTCTGCGGCGGCGCAGGGCATCAGAAGATGAATTCGTTCACCCTGCACCTCCAAGAGTTCCGCCTGTGTTTCCCGGGCGCACGCGTCAGCGATGGTCGCGTAGTCCTGAAGAATCGAAAGGTATCGCTGTGCATCCCGGGTGTCCTCTGCTGCGGTCATCTTCAAGCTGAGACGAAGTTCGCCGTAAACGTGGAAGCCCCTTTCCTTGGAACAATTGATATCTCCAATGGTGGGTCGTACATCTCTGCTTGCGCTCTCAACCAGTTGTCGAAGTCCTATCTGCTTGATCATCATTTCACCATGCCCTTTCTTCAGCCCGCTCACTTGATATACTACAGCATATGGCATGCCACATTCTTTTCTATTTTAACAAAATGTAAGCATTAAGAATTGGCATTGCGTTTATTATGCAAATTCTAACAATTTAGTATTAAGTTAAGAGGCGCACAATGCTGCGCCAATATGTGTCAGTGTGACTCGACGAAGTGCGCAGTCTGTCACGCTTGGGTCCGCCTAGTATTGACGCATTCTTCCGGGGCGGACCAGGGGTTGGTTAATCAATCAACGATTTGCGACGAATAAGCGGCGGAAACTGGTTCGCACAAGCGATTTTCGAACCCGAAAAGCAGATGCGGCATCGTCGCCCCGCGAGCGGGACAACCGCTTGAGCGCAACTGATTGACTCACGACCGCACCTGCCATAGTCTCCGCAGACATGACAGGGGAAAACTTGGAACTCAAGTTGCCGATCGAGCAGCCCGGCGTTCTTGCCGAGAAGCGGGGATATGCGTCACACCGCGATTACCTGAAGCGTGCCGCGCCCGAAGCCGATAAGCGGGCAGGGGTCATTCGGAAACAGGCGGCGGAGGCGTTCAAGGAGTACATCCGCAAAGAACCATGCTTCGTCATTCATTTCGCCGACGTCAACGCGACAGAATTGGGTCGTATCCTGGCCAAGTATCCGTTGCTGGCCAAACCGCTGATGATCCTCTGCAATATCGCGGAGCGGGCGATCGAGCGCGACCTTGGGCTGAAGGGTCTGAATTCATACCGCCCGCGGTTCCGCAGCGATTCCGCCAAGGCCCTCGCCGGCTACCTGAAGCCATTCCTGCCCGAGCGCATGGAGCTTGAGAGCTTCTGCTCCGTGGATCGGCTTATGTTTCTCGACAAGGAGATACGCAAAGAGAAGGGACGGTGGGAACGCTGGGTCCGATTTGCCCTCTCGAATGTCCTTGCGACCGAAGGAAAGCCGGGCGAGTTCAAGAAGCGTCATTTTGAAGTGGAGGGTGAGGACTTCGAGTTGGATGCCGCCTATCCCTCGTCTGGCGATATCGAGATTGCCGTGGATGTGAAACGGATCGAGGCCCGCCGGGACATCCATAAACGATGCGATGAAATCGTGAACAAGGCCGCGAAATTCAAGGCCGTTTTCCCGCGCGGCAAGTTCGTGGCATTCATCTACTATCCGTTCACGGAAGAGCATTCGCACATCTCCGCTCGCTTGAGGTCGGAGAATATCGACGTCGTGGTTTTTGCGAGCGAGAACGAAGATTCGATTCGGAACGCAGCGATAAGCGCGATCCGGACGAGGGTCAGCCCGTGACAGCGCGCGCCTCTACCGTCTCGAAGTCGAATTGCCTGTAGAAATCGCCCTTTTCGGCTTCGATCCGCTTTGTCGCATACGCGTGATAGTGCGGATCGATCTCGTAGCCCACGGAATGGCGCCCCCACTGGATCGCGGCGAGCAGGGTCGTGCCCGTTCCGGCGAAGGGATCCAGCACCGTGTCCCCCGCGAAGCTGAACATGCGCACAAGTCTCTGCGCCATTTCGACGGGAAACGGCGCAGGATGCTCGCGCGTACTTGCGCCGGTCATGGTCCAGGTCTGCTGGCACCAGAGACGGAAGTCCTCTTTCGGAATCCTGCTGAGTTCGCGTTGGCGTTCCGTGGGTTGCCGGTAGCCGCCGGGCTTGCGCTGCATCAGGATGAACTCCATATCGTTCTTGATGATGGCGTTCGGCTCGTACGGCTTGCCGAGGAACTTGCTCGACGTGTTGGCCTCGAATGCCGCGTTGGAAATTTTCAGCCATATAATCGGATTCAAGTTGTCGAACCCGATCCTTCGGCAGCGGACGGTAATGTCCGAATGCAGCGGCATCACAAGGTGCCGGCCGTGTTTGCGCCGGGCCAGGCAGACATCCCCGACAATACAAACCAGCCGGCCCCCAGGAACCAGCACGCGGTAGCACTCGCGCCAGACCTTGTCCAACTCGTCCAGGAACTGCTCGTAATCCGCCACATATCCAAGTTGCCCGGGATGCTGGTTGTATTCTTTCAGTGTCCAGTAGGGTGGAGAAGTCACCACCAGGTGGACCGATTCATTCGCGAGTTCTTGCATGGTGCGGCTGTCGCCAAGAATCAAGCGATGGCTTGTCGTGCCGTCAACGCTTGTCATCCCATACGATTCAACCGTCGCGGGGTCTCTCACCACGTGCTGTGTTCGCTTTCTCCCTGCCTTCACCATGCCAAAAAAGGGTATGCCATCGGGCGCCAAATGCCAATGTGAAAGCACGGTGTAAGTAATCTTCACGCGCGCAGTTGGGCTTCTCCATAAGGCTTTGACAGGCCCGGTTTTCAACTGGCATAGTGCGGCCGGCATGGGGAGGGCACAGCCGTGAGTAAACGCGAATACTGGGGCACGCGGGTCGGCGCGATCCTGGCGGTCACGGGCAGCGCCGTCGGGCTGGGCAATTTCCTGCGGTTCCCGGGCCAGGCGGCGAAGTACGGCGGCGGCGCGTTCCTGATCCCTTACCTGGTGGCCTTCCTGATCGTCGGCCTGCCGATGGCGTGGGCCGAGTGGGCGCTTGGCCGCTGGGGCGGCAGCCGGGGCCACAACTCCGCGCCCGGTATCTTCCGGCTTGTGCTGGGCTCCCGCAAGGGCGCGTACGTGGGCATGATCGGCACGCTGATGCCGCTGATGATCTACATGTACTACCTCTTCGTCGAGGCCTGGTGCCTGTCGTACGCGTGGGACTACCTGACGGGACACTTCGGGCGGCTCGGTGCGGACATGGCGGCGATCGAGGAGCATTTCCTGACGCTCGTCGGCGCGCGGGAGAACGGCGCGCTCTTCACCCCGGCCGCGGCGCGCATGCTGGTGTTCCTCGGCATCTGCTTCGTCGCCAACACGTTCCTGATCTACCGCGGGATCACCCGCGGCATCGAAAAATTCTGCAACCTGGCGATGCCGTTGCTGGTCGTCTGCGCGCTGATCGTCCTCGCCCGCGTGCTGACGCTGCCGGCCCACCCGGCGCACCCGGAGCAGTCGGTCGTCAACGGCCTCGGCTACATGTGGAACCCGACGAAACCCGGGCAAACCCTGTGGCAGACTCTGGCCAACCCGGAGATCTGGCTGGCGGCGACCGGCCAGATCTTTTTCAGCCTCTCCGTGGGCTTCGGCCTGATCCTGACCTACGCGACCTACCTCAAGCCCAACGACGACGTGGCCTTGAGCGCGGTCACCGCCGCCGCCGGGAATGAGTTCTGCGAGGTCGTGCTGGGCGGGATGATCGCCATCCCCGCCGCCTTCGTGTTCCTCGGCCCCGCCGTGGTCCAGAACCCGCCGGGCACGTTCGGTATGGGCTTCATGACGCTCCCCAACGTTTTCAACCAGATGCCGCTGGGCTCGTTCTTCGGCTTCCTGTTCTTTTTTCTGCTTTTCCTCGCGGCCATCACCAGCTCGCTCTCCATGCTCCAGCCCTCCATCTCGCTGCTCGAGGAGGGGCTGAAGATCGGGCGCAAGGCCTCGGTGAGCATCCTGACCTTCATCACGCTTGCCGGGTGCTTCTTCGTGGTCTACTTCTCCAAGGGCTTCACCGCCCTGGACACGCTGGACTTCTGGATGGCCAACTTTTTCATCTTCATCTTCGCGACCGTCCAGTCCGTGGTCTTCGCCTGGGTCCTGGGCATCGACAAGGGGATGGAGGAACTGCGGCGTGGGGCGGAAATCAAACTCCCGCGCGTCCTGCCGTTCGTGCTGAAATACATTTCGCCGGTCTATCTGCTCGTGATCTTCGCGCTCTGGGCCTGGAAGAACCTGCCGGAGCGCTGGCGCGCGATCGTGACGTTGCCGGAGGACGGCCCGCCGGTCGTGCTGCTCTCGGTCGTGCTCATCGCCGCCGTCATCGCCTTCTTCTCGATGATCGTCAGCAGTGCCAACCGCGCCTGGGACAAGGAGGAGCCGTCATGACCCCCGCCGGATGGATCATCATGGTGCTGGCCTGCGGCGGATTCACGGGGCTGCTCGCCTGGTGCATCCACAAGGTCGTTGCGACGCCCGAGGCGGCGGAGCACCTCCACGCCCAGGGCGACATCGACACGGGCGACCGGGAATAAGGGCGGGCCCGCTACCGGACGAATGGGCGGATGCCGTCCCGCCACAGGGCGTAGCCCGCCGGGCTGCGCTGCGCGGGCGGTACGGCAGGACAATCCGGTCCATATACCGGAGAACATCCGGGATGGTCGAGCCGCCGAAGCCGCGGTT is part of the Kiritimatiellia bacterium genome and encodes:
- a CDS encoding site-specific DNA-methyltransferase is translated as MTSVDGTTSHRLILGDSRTMQELANESVHLVVTSPPYWTLKEYNQHPGQLGYVADYEQFLDELDKVWRECYRVLVPGGRLVCIVGDVCLARRKHGRHLVMPLHSDITVRCRRIGFDNLNPIIWLKISNAAFEANTSSKFLGKPYEPNAIIKNDMEFILMQRKPGGYRQPTERQRELSRIPKEDFRLWCQQTWTMTGASTREHPAPFPVEMAQRLVRMFSFAGDTVLDPFAGTGTTLLAAIQWGRHSVGYEIDPHYHAYATKRIEAEKGDFYRQFDFETVEARAVTG
- a CDS encoding sodium-dependent transporter, producing MSKREYWGTRVGAILAVTGSAVGLGNFLRFPGQAAKYGGGAFLIPYLVAFLIVGLPMAWAEWALGRWGGSRGHNSAPGIFRLVLGSRKGAYVGMIGTLMPLMIYMYYLFVEAWCLSYAWDYLTGHFGRLGADMAAIEEHFLTLVGARENGALFTPAAARMLVFLGICFVANTFLIYRGITRGIEKFCNLAMPLLVVCALIVLARVLTLPAHPAHPEQSVVNGLGYMWNPTKPGQTLWQTLANPEIWLAATGQIFFSLSVGFGLILTYATYLKPNDDVALSAVTAAAGNEFCEVVLGGMIAIPAAFVFLGPAVVQNPPGTFGMGFMTLPNVFNQMPLGSFFGFLFFFLLFLAAITSSLSMLQPSISLLEEGLKIGRKASVSILTFITLAGCFFVVYFSKGFTALDTLDFWMANFFIFIFATVQSVVFAWVLGIDKGMEELRRGAEIKLPRVLPFVLKYISPVYLLVIFALWAWKNLPERWRAIVTLPEDGPPVVLLSVVLIAAVIAFFSMIVSSANRAWDKEEPS